A window of Colius striatus isolate bColStr4 chromosome 29, bColStr4.1.hap1, whole genome shotgun sequence contains these coding sequences:
- the MCL1 gene encoding induced myeloid leukemia cell differentiation protein Mcl-1 isoform X4 — translation MFAVRRNALIGFNLYCGGGSGPALAPASAAGGPAPPPPPPPAAAAEVPRAALGSAGPWAAAPAEGPRSLIGPAAAPRSLIGCGAAPHAARPGALWSPEEELDGCEPEPERGPAGGSLPGTPPELPDGLRQDSLELISRYLREAAGEAEPAVKKFFPGLLGGPGRPGGSGDAVMEKALETLRRVGNGVMQKHELAFQGMLRKLEIQKEEDLQSVCEVAAHLFSDGVTNWGRVVTLISFGAFVAKHLKSIKQEKCISSLAGIITDALVSSKREWLLSQGGWEGFVDFFRVEDLEGSIRNVLMAFAGVAGLGASLAYMIRKSRN, via the exons ATGTTTGCCGTGAGGCGGAACGCTCTCATCGGCTTCAACCTCTActgcggcggcggcagcggcccgGCCCTGGCTCCCGCCTCGGCTGCCGGGGgtccggccccgccgccgccgcctccgcccgccgccgccgccgaggTGCCGCGGGCCGCGCTGGGCTCCGCGGGGCCCTGGGCCGCCGCTCCCGCCGAGGGACCCCGTTCGCTGATTGGTCCGGCCGCGGCCCCCCGGTCGCTGATTGGCTGCGGCGCGGCCCCTCacgcggcgcggcccggcgcGCTCTGGAGCCCCGAGGAGGAGCTGGACGGCTGCGAGCCCGAGCCCGAGCGCGGCCCCGCCGGAGGCTCGCTGCCCGGCACGCCGCCGGAGCTGCCCGACGGGCTGCGGCAGGACTCGCTGGAGCTCATCAGCCGTTATTTGAGGGAGGCGGCCGGTGAGGCCGAGCCCGCCGTCAAGAAGTTCTTTCCGGGGTTGTTGGGGGGACCCGGCCGGCCCGGAGGATCGGGCGATGCCGTGATGGAGAAAGCGCTGGAAACGCTGCGGAGGGTCGGTAACGGCGTCATGCAGAAACACGAGCTCGCTTTCCAAG GAATGCTCCGCAAGCTGGAAATCCAGAAGGAGGAAGATCTGCAGTCAGTGTGTGAAGTGGCTGCCCACCTGTTCAGTGATGGAGTAACAAACTGGGGTCGTGTGGTGACTCTCATCTCCTTCGGTGCCTTTGTTGCCAAACACCTGAAGAGCATAAAGCAGGAGAAGTGCATCAGCTCCCTGGCAGGGATCATCACGGATGCTCTCGTCTCGTCCAAGCGCGAGTGGCTGCTGAGCCAGGGAGGCTGG gAGGGCTTTGTCGACTTCTTTCGGGTCGAGGACCTGGAAGGCAGCATCAGGAACGTCCTGATGGCGTTTGCAGGAGTGGCTGGACTGGGAGCGAGCTTGGCCTACATGATCCG AAAGTCAAGGAATTGA
- the MCL1 gene encoding induced myeloid leukemia cell differentiation protein Mcl-1 isoform X2 — protein MFAVRRNALIGFNLYCGGGSGPALAPASAAGGPAPPPPPPPAAAAEVPRAALGSAGPWAAAPAEGPRSLIGPAAAPRSLIGCGAAPHAARPGALWSPEEELDGCEPEPERGPAGGSLPGTPPELPDGLRQDSLELISRYLREAAGEAEPAVKKFFPGLLGGPGRPGGSGDAVMEKALETLRRVGNGVMQKHELAFQGMLRKLEIQKEEDLQSVCEVAAHLFSDGVTNWGRVVTLISFGAFVAKHLKSIKQEKCISSLAGIITDALVSSKREWLLSQGGWEGFVDFFRVEDLEGSIRNVLMAFAGVAGLGASLAYMIRDRRDSVSLEGNKACSGHPKGWRDNSRQTCVF, from the exons ATGTTTGCCGTGAGGCGGAACGCTCTCATCGGCTTCAACCTCTActgcggcggcggcagcggcccgGCCCTGGCTCCCGCCTCGGCTGCCGGGGgtccggccccgccgccgccgcctccgcccgccgccgccgccgaggTGCCGCGGGCCGCGCTGGGCTCCGCGGGGCCCTGGGCCGCCGCTCCCGCCGAGGGACCCCGTTCGCTGATTGGTCCGGCCGCGGCCCCCCGGTCGCTGATTGGCTGCGGCGCGGCCCCTCacgcggcgcggcccggcgcGCTCTGGAGCCCCGAGGAGGAGCTGGACGGCTGCGAGCCCGAGCCCGAGCGCGGCCCCGCCGGAGGCTCGCTGCCCGGCACGCCGCCGGAGCTGCCCGACGGGCTGCGGCAGGACTCGCTGGAGCTCATCAGCCGTTATTTGAGGGAGGCGGCCGGTGAGGCCGAGCCCGCCGTCAAGAAGTTCTTTCCGGGGTTGTTGGGGGGACCCGGCCGGCCCGGAGGATCGGGCGATGCCGTGATGGAGAAAGCGCTGGAAACGCTGCGGAGGGTCGGTAACGGCGTCATGCAGAAACACGAGCTCGCTTTCCAAG GAATGCTCCGCAAGCTGGAAATCCAGAAGGAGGAAGATCTGCAGTCAGTGTGTGAAGTGGCTGCCCACCTGTTCAGTGATGGAGTAACAAACTGGGGTCGTGTGGTGACTCTCATCTCCTTCGGTGCCTTTGTTGCCAAACACCTGAAGAGCATAAAGCAGGAGAAGTGCATCAGCTCCCTGGCAGGGATCATCACGGATGCTCTCGTCTCGTCCAAGCGCGAGTGGCTGCTGAGCCAGGGAGGCTGG gAGGGCTTTGTCGACTTCTTTCGGGTCGAGGACCTGGAAGGCAGCATCAGGAACGTCCTGATGGCGTTTGCAGGAGTGGCTGGACTGGGAGCGAGCTTGGCCTACATGATCCG AGACAGGAGAGATTCTGTGAGCTTGGAAGGGAACAAAGCCTGCTCAGGACACCCGAAAGGATGGAGAGACAATTCACGGCAAACGTGTGTCTTCTGA
- the LOC133628332 gene encoding uncharacterized protein LOC133628332 isoform X1, giving the protein MADAAQVWLFLPSLLRLSWEPPALFPARSQGLLLLGRGFAQGVLECLCLPWGGLEQISCGCTHQGLLCWPHGHQDTFLFVEWARCRVGLGVVTPGEAVLPSPSQPCVTWQWLHNLPGCCSACASPCVSWLMLAVAVQPPWVLFCLCQPCVSWLMLAVAVQPPWVLFCLCQPCVTWLMLAVAVQPPWVLFCLCQPCVSWLMLAVAVQPPWVLFCLCQPCVTWLMLAVAVQPPWVLFCLCQPCVSWLMLAVAVQPPWVLLCLCQPLCDLADAGSGCTTSLGVVLPVPALCELADAGSGCTTSLGVVLPVPALCELADAGSGCTTSLGVVLPVPALCELVDAGSGCTTSLGVVLPVPALCELAGCWQWLSNLPGCCSACASHVVNRPESYI; this is encoded by the exons ATGGCTGATGCTGCACAGGTCTGGCTtttccttccatcccttctcAGGCTCTCCTGGGAACCTCCTGCACTCTTCCCTGCCAGGAGCCAGGGACTCCTGCTCCTGGGGAGAGGGTTTGCCCAAGGGGTGCTGGAATGCTTGTGTCTGCCTTGGGGTGGTTTGGAACAAATCAGCTGTGGCTGCACTCATCAGGGGCTCCTTTGCTGGCCCCATGGCCACCAGGACACCTTTCTCTTTGTGGAGTGGGCAAGGTGCAGAGTGGGGTTGGGGGTTGTAACTCcaggagaggctgtgctgccatcaccATCCCAGCCCTGTGTGACCTGGCAGTGGctgcacaacctccctggctgttgttctgcctgtgccagccccTGTGTGAGCTGGCTGATGCTGGCAGTGGCTgtacaacctccctgggtgttgttctgcctgtgccagccctgtgTGAGCTGGCTGATGCTGGCAGTGGCTgtacaacctccctgggtgttgttctgcctgtgccagccctgtgtgacctggctgatgctggcagtggctgtacaacctccctgggtgttgttctgcctgtgccagccctgtgTGAGCTGGTTGATGCTGGCAGTGGCTgtacaacctccctgggtgttgttctgcctgtgccagccctgtgtgacctggctgatgctggcagtggctgtacaacctccctgggtgttgttctgcctgtgccagccctgtgTGAGCTGGCTGATGCTGGCAGTGGCTgtacaacctccctgggtgttgctctgcctgtgccagcccctgtgtgacctggctgatgctggcagtggctgtacaacctccctgggtgttgttctgcctgtgccagccctgtgTGAGCTGGCTGATGCTGGCAGTGGCTgtacaac ctccctgggtgttgttctgcctgtgccagccctgtgTGAGCTGGCTGATGCTGGCAGTGGCTgtacaacctccctgggtgttgttctgcctgtgccagccctgtgTGAGCTGGTTGATGCTGGCAGTGGCTgtacaacctccctgggtgttgttctgcctgtgccagccctgtgTGAGCTGGCTGGGTGCTGGCAGTGGCTGTCCAACCTCCCTGGGTGTTGTTCTGCCTGTGCCAGCCACGTTGTAAATAGACCCGAATcctatatataa
- the MCL1 gene encoding induced myeloid leukemia cell differentiation protein Mcl-1 isoform X3 has product MFAVRRNALIGFNLYCGGGSGPALAPASAAGGPAPPPPPPPAAAAEVPRAALGSAGPWAAAPAEGPRSLIGPAAAPRSLIGCGAAPHAARPGALWSPEEELDGCEPEPERGPAGGSLPGTPPELPDGLRQDSLELISRYLREAAGEAEPAVKKFFPGLLGGPGRPGGSGDAVMEKALETLRRVGNGVMQKHELAFQGMLRKLEIQKEEDLQSVCEVAAHLFSDGVTNWGRVVTLISFGAFVAKHLKSIKQEKCISSLAGIITDALVSSKREWLLSQGGWEGFVDFFRVEDLEGSIRNVLMAFAGVAGLGASLAYMIRKRNRRGAVAGVRHKAAETGEIL; this is encoded by the exons ATGTTTGCCGTGAGGCGGAACGCTCTCATCGGCTTCAACCTCTActgcggcggcggcagcggcccgGCCCTGGCTCCCGCCTCGGCTGCCGGGGgtccggccccgccgccgccgcctccgcccgccgccgccgccgaggTGCCGCGGGCCGCGCTGGGCTCCGCGGGGCCCTGGGCCGCCGCTCCCGCCGAGGGACCCCGTTCGCTGATTGGTCCGGCCGCGGCCCCCCGGTCGCTGATTGGCTGCGGCGCGGCCCCTCacgcggcgcggcccggcgcGCTCTGGAGCCCCGAGGAGGAGCTGGACGGCTGCGAGCCCGAGCCCGAGCGCGGCCCCGCCGGAGGCTCGCTGCCCGGCACGCCGCCGGAGCTGCCCGACGGGCTGCGGCAGGACTCGCTGGAGCTCATCAGCCGTTATTTGAGGGAGGCGGCCGGTGAGGCCGAGCCCGCCGTCAAGAAGTTCTTTCCGGGGTTGTTGGGGGGACCCGGCCGGCCCGGAGGATCGGGCGATGCCGTGATGGAGAAAGCGCTGGAAACGCTGCGGAGGGTCGGTAACGGCGTCATGCAGAAACACGAGCTCGCTTTCCAAG GAATGCTCCGCAAGCTGGAAATCCAGAAGGAGGAAGATCTGCAGTCAGTGTGTGAAGTGGCTGCCCACCTGTTCAGTGATGGAGTAACAAACTGGGGTCGTGTGGTGACTCTCATCTCCTTCGGTGCCTTTGTTGCCAAACACCTGAAGAGCATAAAGCAGGAGAAGTGCATCAGCTCCCTGGCAGGGATCATCACGGATGCTCTCGTCTCGTCCAAGCGCGAGTGGCTGCTGAGCCAGGGAGGCTGG gAGGGCTTTGTCGACTTCTTTCGGGTCGAGGACCTGGAAGGCAGCATCAGGAACGTCCTGATGGCGTTTGCAGGAGTGGCTGGACTGGGAGCGAGCTTGGCCTACATGATCCG GAAGAGGAACCGACGTGGGGCCGTGGCTGGTGTGAGACACAAAGCAGCAG AGACAGGAGAGATTCTGTGA
- the MCL1 gene encoding induced myeloid leukemia cell differentiation protein Mcl-1 isoform X1: protein MFAVRRNALIGFNLYCGGGSGPALAPASAAGGPAPPPPPPPAAAAEVPRAALGSAGPWAAAPAEGPRSLIGPAAAPRSLIGCGAAPHAARPGALWSPEEELDGCEPEPERGPAGGSLPGTPPELPDGLRQDSLELISRYLREAAGEAEPAVKKFFPGLLGGPGRPGGSGDAVMEKALETLRRVGNGVMQKHELAFQGMLRKLEIQKEEDLQSVCEVAAHLFSDGVTNWGRVVTLISFGAFVAKHLKSIKQEKCISSLAGIITDALVSSKREWLLSQGGWEGFVDFFRVEDLEGSIRNVLMAFAGVAGLGASLAYMIRKRNRRGAVAGVRHKAAGGVCFPAFLQLPDAVAELPPAACIFHRS from the exons ATGTTTGCCGTGAGGCGGAACGCTCTCATCGGCTTCAACCTCTActgcggcggcggcagcggcccgGCCCTGGCTCCCGCCTCGGCTGCCGGGGgtccggccccgccgccgccgcctccgcccgccgccgccgccgaggTGCCGCGGGCCGCGCTGGGCTCCGCGGGGCCCTGGGCCGCCGCTCCCGCCGAGGGACCCCGTTCGCTGATTGGTCCGGCCGCGGCCCCCCGGTCGCTGATTGGCTGCGGCGCGGCCCCTCacgcggcgcggcccggcgcGCTCTGGAGCCCCGAGGAGGAGCTGGACGGCTGCGAGCCCGAGCCCGAGCGCGGCCCCGCCGGAGGCTCGCTGCCCGGCACGCCGCCGGAGCTGCCCGACGGGCTGCGGCAGGACTCGCTGGAGCTCATCAGCCGTTATTTGAGGGAGGCGGCCGGTGAGGCCGAGCCCGCCGTCAAGAAGTTCTTTCCGGGGTTGTTGGGGGGACCCGGCCGGCCCGGAGGATCGGGCGATGCCGTGATGGAGAAAGCGCTGGAAACGCTGCGGAGGGTCGGTAACGGCGTCATGCAGAAACACGAGCTCGCTTTCCAAG GAATGCTCCGCAAGCTGGAAATCCAGAAGGAGGAAGATCTGCAGTCAGTGTGTGAAGTGGCTGCCCACCTGTTCAGTGATGGAGTAACAAACTGGGGTCGTGTGGTGACTCTCATCTCCTTCGGTGCCTTTGTTGCCAAACACCTGAAGAGCATAAAGCAGGAGAAGTGCATCAGCTCCCTGGCAGGGATCATCACGGATGCTCTCGTCTCGTCCAAGCGCGAGTGGCTGCTGAGCCAGGGAGGCTGG gAGGGCTTTGTCGACTTCTTTCGGGTCGAGGACCTGGAAGGCAGCATCAGGAACGTCCTGATGGCGTTTGCAGGAGTGGCTGGACTGGGAGCGAGCTTGGCCTACATGATCCG GAAGAGGAACCGACGTGGGGCCGTGGCTGGTGTGAGACACAAAGCAGCAG gtggggtctgcttccctgctttcttgcagctcccagatgcagtggcagaacttccaccagcagcctgtattttccaCAGGAGCTGA
- the LOC133628332 gene encoding uncharacterized protein LOC133628332 isoform X2 — protein sequence MADAAQVWLFLPSLLRLSWEPPALFPARSQGLLLLGRGFAQGVLECLCLPWGGLEQISCGCTHQGLLCWPHGHQDTFLFVEWARCRVGLGVVTPGEAVLPSPSQPCVTWQWLHNLPGCCSACASPCVSWLMLAVAVQPPWVLFCLCQPCVSWLMLAVAVQPPWVLFCLCQPCVTWLMLAVAVQPPWVLFCLCQPCVSWLMLAVAVQPPWVLFCLCQPCVTWLMLAVAVQPPWVLFCLCQPCVSWLMLAVAVQPPWVLLCLCQPLCDLADAGSGCTTSLGVVLPVPALCELADAGSGCTTSLGVVLPVPALCELADAGSGCTTSLGVVLPVPALCELVDAGSGCTTSLGVVLPVPATL from the exons ATGGCTGATGCTGCACAGGTCTGGCTtttccttccatcccttctcAGGCTCTCCTGGGAACCTCCTGCACTCTTCCCTGCCAGGAGCCAGGGACTCCTGCTCCTGGGGAGAGGGTTTGCCCAAGGGGTGCTGGAATGCTTGTGTCTGCCTTGGGGTGGTTTGGAACAAATCAGCTGTGGCTGCACTCATCAGGGGCTCCTTTGCTGGCCCCATGGCCACCAGGACACCTTTCTCTTTGTGGAGTGGGCAAGGTGCAGAGTGGGGTTGGGGGTTGTAACTCcaggagaggctgtgctgccatcaccATCCCAGCCCTGTGTGACCTGGCAGTGGctgcacaacctccctggctgttgttctgcctgtgccagccccTGTGTGAGCTGGCTGATGCTGGCAGTGGCTgtacaacctccctgggtgttgttctgcctgtgccagccctgtgTGAGCTGGCTGATGCTGGCAGTGGCTgtacaacctccctgggtgttgttctgcctgtgccagccctgtgtgacctggctgatgctggcagtggctgtacaacctccctgggtgttgttctgcctgtgccagccctgtgTGAGCTGGTTGATGCTGGCAGTGGCTgtacaacctccctgggtgttgttctgcctgtgccagccctgtgtgacctggctgatgctggcagtggctgtacaacctccctgggtgttgttctgcctgtgccagccctgtgTGAGCTGGCTGATGCTGGCAGTGGCTgtacaacctccctgggtgttgctctgcctgtgccagcccctgtgtgacctggctgatgctggcagtggctgtacaacctccctgggtgttgttctgcctgtgccagccctgtgTGAGCTGGCTGATGCTGGCAGTGGCTgtacaac ctccctgggtgttgttctgcctgtgccagccctgtgTGAGCTGGCTGATGCTGGCAGTGGCTgtacaacctccctgggtgttgttctgcctgtgccagccctgtgTGAGCTGGTTGATGCTGGCAGTGGCTgtacaac CTCCCTGGGTGTTGTTCTGCCTGTGCCAGCCACGTTGTAA